The following nucleotide sequence is from Streptomyces pactum.
AGTTCGGCGGCGAGCGCCTCGCGCAGCGCTGCGGCGGCCGGGCGGGCGCCGGCGGCGGGCACCGCGTAGGCCACCAGGCGCCGGTCGCCGGGCCGGTCCTCGCGCACCACCACCTCGGCCTGGGCGACCTCGGGCCGGCGCAGCAGCGCGGAGCGGATCTCGCCGGGCTCGATCCGGAAGCCGTGCAGCTTGATCTGCTCGTCGGCGCGGCCGAGGAACATCAGCACCCCGTCCCGGGTCCACCGGGCGAGGTCGCCGGTGCGGTACATCCGGGTGCCGGGCGGGCCGGAGGGGGCGGCGACGAACCGCTCGGCGGTGAGCCCCGGGCGGCCCAGGTAGCCGCGGGCCAGGCCGTCGCCGGTGATGTACAGCTCCCCGGCCACCCCGGGCGGCACCGGCCGCAGCGCCGCGTCGAGCACGTGGACGCGGGTGTGCGGGACCGGGGTGCCGATCGGCGGCTGGACGGGGCCGGACAGCGGGGCGCTGATGGTGGCGCAGACGGTGGTCTCGGTGGGGCCGTACGCGTTGACCATGCGCCGGCCGGCCGACCAGCGGTCGGCCAGCTCGGGCGGGGTGGCCTCGCCGGCGACCAGCAGGGCGACCCCGGCGGGCACCTCGTCGCCGGTCATCACGGCCAGCGCGGCGGGCGGGATGGTGGCCTGGGTGATCCGCTCCTCGGCCAGCAGCGCGGCGAGCGGGGCGCCCGGGTCGAGCCGGGCGGGCGGCGCCATGACGAGCGTGGAGCCGGAGAGCAGGGCCTTGCACAGCTCGGCGAAGGCGGCGTCGAAGCTGGGCGAGGCGAACTGCAGCACCCGGCTGCCCGGGCCCAGGCCCAGCGCCTCGACGTAGCCGGTGAGCAGCGCGGCGAACCCGGCGTGGGTGACCACCACGCCCTTGGGCCGGCCGGTGGAGCCGGAGGTGTGGATGACGTAGGCGGGGTGGTGGACCGACAGCCGCACCTCGGGCGCGGTGTCCGGGGCCCGGTCGAGCCGGGCGGCGGTGTCCGGGTCGTCCAGGACGATCACCGTGGCACCCTCGGCCGGCGGCACCCGGTCCGCCAGCTCCCGGGTGGTGACGACCACGCCGGGGCGGGCGTCGGCGAGCATGTGGGCGAGCCGTTCGGCCGGGTAGGCCGGGTCCAGCGGCAGGTATCCGGCGCCCGCCTTGTGCACGGCGAGCACCGCGGCCGGCCAGTCCACCGTGCGGGGCAGCGCGAGCGCCACGAACGTCTCGGGGGCGGCGCCCGCCTCGCGCAGCAGGTGGGCGAGGCGGTTGGCCCGGCGGTCGAGCGCGGCGTAGCTCAGTTCGGTGCCCCCGCCGGTGACCGCGGGGTCGTCGGGGGCGGCGGCGACCCGGCGCGCGAACAGCTCGGGGAGGGTGGCCGGGGTGATGCCGCGCCCGGTGTCGTTGGCCCGTTCCAGCACCGCGCGCTCGGCGGGCGTGAGCAGGTCGGCGTCGGCCACCCGCAGCTCGGGGTCGGCGGTGAACTGCTCCAGCAGCCGCACCAGGCGGCCGAAGAGGTCCACCACCGTCTCCCGGTCGAACAGGTCGGTCCGGTAGTCGACGAGCGCCCGCATGCCGGCCGGCGTCCCGTCGTCGTCGGTGGCCTCGTTGAAGGTGAAGGCCATGTCGAACTGGGTGGCGCCGGTCGGCACCGGGTACACCTCGGCGTCGATGCCGGGCAGCCCGACCTCCTGGCCGGTGGCGGCCTCGATGTTCTGCACGTTGAGCCAGACCTGGAACAGCGGGTGCCAGGCGAGCGACCGCTCGGGGTTGAGCAGTTCCACCAGGCGCTCGAAGGGCACCTCCTGGTGGGTGTAGGCGGCCAGGTCGAACTCGCGCACCCGGTCCAGCAGTTCCCGGAAGGTGGGGTTGCCGCTCACGTCGGTGCGGAGCACCAGGGTGTTGATGAAGAAGCCGACCATGCCCTCCAGGGCCTTGTCGTTCCGGCCGGCGATGGGGGAGCCGAGCGGGATGTCGGTGCCGGCGCCGACGGAGGACAGCAGCGAGGCGAGTCCGGCCTGGAGGACCATGAACAGGCTGGTGCGGGTCTGCCGGGCGACGTCGTTCAGCGCCCGGTACAGCTCGGGCGACAGGGCGAGTTCGACCGTCTCGGCGGTGTAGTCGGCGTCGTCCGGGCGGGGCCGGTCGGTGGGCAGCCGCAGGACGTCGGGCACCCCCTCCAGACGCCGGCGCCAGAAGTCCAGCTGGGCGCTGACCAGGCTGTCCGGGTCGTCCTCGGCGCCGAGCACCCGGTAGTTCCACAGCGTGTAGTCGGCGTACTGGGCCGGCAGCGGCTCCCAGGCCGGGGCCCGGCCCGCGGCCCGGGCCAGGTAGGCGGTGGTCAGGTCGGCGGCGAACGGGCCCATCGACCAGCCGTCGGCGGCGATGTGGTGCAGGACCACGAGCAGCACGTGGTCGTCCGGGCCCAGCTCGAACAGCGTCACCCGCAGCGGGGTCTCGGTGGCCAGGTCGAAGTCGCGCGCGGTGCGTGCCGCGATCACCGCGTCCAGCTCCGCCTCGGCGACCGGGGTCACCTCCAGCTCGGCGGCGCCCTGCCCGGGGTCCAGGACCAGCTGGCGGGCGGCGCCGTCGGTCTCGGGGAAGACCGTGCGCAGCGTCTCGTGCCGGATGCTGACGTCCCGGACGGCGGCCCGCAGCGCCTCGGTGTCCAGCGGGCCGCGCAGCCGCTGCGCCATGGTGAGGTTGTGCGCGCCGGCGCTGTTCTCGAAGCGGTTGAGGAACCACAGGCGGCGCTGGGCGTAGGAGAGCGGGATGCGCTCGGGGCGGTCCACCGGGCGCACCGGCGGGCGGGCGTCGCCGGCGCCGCGCAGCAGGGCGGCGAGCCCGGCGACGGTGGGGGCCTCCCACAGGGCGCGCAGCGGCAGTTCCACGCCGAACGCCGCGCGGACCCGGCTGATCAGCCGGGTGGCGTGCAGCGAGTGGCCGCCCAGGTGGAAGAAGTTGTCGTCGGTGCCGACCGCCGGCAGGCCCAGGATCTCGGCGAAGAGGTTGGCCAGGATCTCCTCCTGCGGGGTGCGCGGGGCCCCGCCGGTGGTCCGGGCGGTGATGTCGGGCGCGGGCAGCGCGTTGCGGTCGGTCTTGCCGTTGGGGGTGCGGGGCAGTTCGGGGAGGACCACGACCGCCGCGGGCACCATGTACTCGGGCAGCCGGGCCGCGACGCCGTCGCGGATGCCGGCCACCGTCACCTCGGTGTCCGGCGCGGGCACCACGTAGGCCACCAGGCGCTGTTCGCCGCCGTCCGCGCGGGCCACCACGGCGGCCTGCGACACCTGCGGCAGCTCGCCCAGGACGGCCTCGATCTCGCCCGGTTCGATGCGGAAGCCGCGGATCTTGACCTGGTCGTCGGAGCGGCCGACGAACTCCAGGTCGCCGCCGGCGGTCCAGCGCACCACGTCGCCGGTGCGGTACATCCGCTCGCCGGGGCCGCCGAACGGGCAGGCCACGAAGCGCTCGGCGGTCAGGCCCGGGCGGCCCACGTAGCCGCGGGCCACGCCGTCCCCGGCGATGTAGAGGTCACCGGGGACGCCGGGCGGCGCCGGGGTGAGGCCGGCGTCCAGCACGTAGACCCGGGTGCGGGTGACCGGCCGGCCGATCGCCGGGGTGCCCCCGGTGCCGTCCAGCCGGGCGGCGGTGGACCACACGGTGGTCTCGGTGGGGCCGTAGAGGTTGGTGACGCCGGCCGTCAGCCCGGTGAGCCGGGCGGCCAGCGGGGCGGGCAGCGCCTCGCCGCCGACGAGCGCGCGCAGCCCGGCCAGCGCGTCCGGGCGGTCGGCCGCCAGCGCCTGCCACAGGGTGGGGGTGGCCTGCATGACGGTGGCCCCGGTGCGGGTCAGCAGGTCGGCCAGGCGCGGGATGTCGCGCACCTCGTCCCGGGTGGCGAGGACCACCGTGGCGCCGCTCACCAGCGGCACGTACAGCTCCAGGGCGGCGATGTCGAAGGCGACGGTGGTGACGGCGGCGAGCCGGTCACCGGGGCCCAGTGCGCACCGCTCGCGCATGTCGGCGACGAAGTTGGCCAGGTTGTCGCGGGTGACCACGACGCCCTTGGGCCGCCCGGTGGAGCCGGAGGTGTAGATGGTGTACGCCGGGTGGGCGCCGGCGGTGTGCGGGGCGGGTCCGGCGCCGGCGGCCGGGGCGGCGAGCCGGTCCCGGACGTCCGGGTCGTCCAGCAGGAGCCGGACCGGGCCGCCGGCGGTGTCCGCGGGCGCCGCCGAGGAGTCGGTGACCAGCACGGCGGGGGCGGCGTCGGCGAGGATGTACGCGGTCCGGTCGGCCGGGTGCTCCGGGTCCAGCGGCACGTATCCGGCGCCGGTGCGGGCCACCGCGAGCAGGGTGGCCACCAGGTCCGCGGAGCGGGGCAGCGCCACCGCCACCCGCACCTCGGGGCCGGCGCCCAGGCCGGTGAGGAGCCGGGCGATCCGGGCGGCCCGGTCGTCCAGTTCGCGGTAGCTGACCTCGGTGCCGCCGGCGATGACGGCCACCGCGTCCGGGGTGGCGGCCGCGGCGGCGGCGAACAGCTCGGGCACCGGCACCGGCGGGGTGCCGGAGCCGGTGTCGTTCCGCTCGTGCAGCAGCAGGTGCCGCTGCCGAGCGGTGAGCACCTCGGTGCGGCCGACCGGCAGCGCGGGGTCGGCGGCGAGCTGTTCCAGCACGCGGTGGAAGGCGTCCAGCACGCCCTGGGCGGCGTCCCGGTCGTACAGGTCCGGGCGGTGGTTCAGGCGCAGCCGCAGGGTGGGGCCCGGGGTGGGGAAGAGGGTGAGCGGGTAGTGGGTGGCGTCCTGGCCGGTGACGTCGGTGATGCGCGGGCCGGTGTCCTCCTCGGCCGCGCCGTCGCCGGCGGAGTCCAGCGGGTAGTTCTCGTAGACCACCAGGGTGTCGAACAGCTCGCCGGTGACCGGGGTCTGGGCCTGCACGGCCGGCAGCGGCAGGTGGTGGTGGTCGATGAGCGCGGTCTGCTGCTCATGGACCGCGGTGAGCAGCTCGGTCCAGGTGCGGGCGGGGTCGGTGCGGACCCGGACCGGCAGGGTGTTGATGAACATCCCGACCATGGACTCCACGCCGGGGATCTCCGCGGGGCGGCCGGAGACGGTGGCGCCGAAGACCACGTCGGTGCGGCCGGTGAGCCGGCCCAGCAGCACGCCCCAGGCGCTCTGCACCACGGTGTTGAGGGTGACGCCGGTGGCGCGGGCGAGGTCCTGGAGCCGGCCGGTCAGCTCCGCGGGCACCTCGGTGACCAGGTCCTCCGGCGGTACCGCGGCGCCGCGGTCGGCGCCGGGTACGAGCAGGGTCGGCCCGTCCACGCCGTCCAGCGCGTCCCGCCAGGCCCGCAGTGCCCGGTCCTTGTCCTGCCCGGCCAGCCAGGTGAAGTAGGAGCGGTACGGGGTGACCGGCGGCAGGGTGGTGTCCTCCCCGCCGGCCCGGTAGTGCCGGAACAGCTCCTGCATGACCAGCGGCGAGGACCAGCCGTCGAGCAGGATGTGGTGGGCGGTGAGCACCAGCCAGAAGGTGTCCGCCGCCGTGTGGATCATGGTCAGCCGCAGCAGCGGCGGCCGGTCCATGTCGAAGCGCCGCATCCGGTCGCGCAGGGTGTGCTCCCGCACCCGTGCGGTCAGTTCGTCCCCGGTCAGGCCGGTGAAGTCCACCTCGGTGAGCGGCAGTTCGACCTCGCGCAGGATGACCTGCATCGGATCGCCGTTCTTCCGGCGGCGGAAGGCGGCGCGCAGCCCGGCGTGCCGGCGCACCAGCGAGGCCGCGGCGCGACGCATCGCCGCGGTGTCCACCGGACCCTCGATCCGGACCGCCAGCTGCACCGTGTACACGTCCAGCGCCTCGTCGGCGTACTGGGCGTGGAAGAGCAGCCCTTCCTGGAGCGGCGACAAGGGTAGAAGGTCCTCGATGCGTGACTGCTTCACTGCACGTGCTCCCTGGGCGTCTTCGTGAGGTCGGGAAGTGAGGGGTCCGGTCGGGCGGGCGGTGGGTGCGGCGCCGCCCCGGCGGTCGGTGCGCACCGGGCGTCGCGACGGGCGGGGGCGGCGGCGAGCGGCCTGGGCGAGGGCATGGGCACGGGGCACGGGTGGCGGGCGGACCCGCCGTCACGCAGGACGAGTGGTGCCTGACGCCCGCCTGCGAAGCTCACCGCTTGCGACGGTACCGGCAGCACCGCCCGGCACAGAGGGGCACATCAACAACTCGGAAGTGGGGGACGCCGGGCGGGCCCGCGGGGGTGTCCCCGCGGGCCCGGGCGGGCGCGCCGCCGCCGGCCGCCGCGCCCGGAACACGGGTGGGTCACCGTGCCCCGGGCGGCGGCGCGGCCCCGCCGGGTGGCGGGACCGCCGGCGGCTACCACTGGTCCAGTTCGCCGGCCAGCTCGTCGAGTTCGTCCTGGCTGACCTCGACCAGGTCCATGTCGGAGGGGGTGTGGCGCACCACCTGCGCGGTGCCGGCGTGCGCGGCCAGCCCCTCCAGGGCCCGGGTGAAGGAGTCGGCGAGGTCGTCCACCCGGGCCTCGTCCAGCAGCCCGGCCGGCCACTGCCAGATCACCCGCAGCCGCGGGCCGTCGGGGCCGTCCTCGGCGGAGGCGGTGACCTCCAGGACGTGGGCCACCGGCATCCCGGGGTCCTCGCCGCCGATCGCGCCGGACTCCGGGGCGAGCGCCCAGTCGGCCTCCACCGGGCCGCCGGAGGTGGAGAACCGGCCCAGGTAGTT
It contains:
- a CDS encoding amino acid adenylation domain-containing protein, producing MKQSRIEDLLPLSPLQEGLLFHAQYADEALDVYTVQLAVRIEGPVDTAAMRRAAASLVRRHAGLRAAFRRRKNGDPMQVILREVELPLTEVDFTGLTGDELTARVREHTLRDRMRRFDMDRPPLLRLTMIHTAADTFWLVLTAHHILLDGWSSPLVMQELFRHYRAGGEDTTLPPVTPYRSYFTWLAGQDKDRALRAWRDALDGVDGPTLLVPGADRGAAVPPEDLVTEVPAELTGRLQDLARATGVTLNTVVQSAWGVLLGRLTGRTDVVFGATVSGRPAEIPGVESMVGMFINTLPVRVRTDPARTWTELLTAVHEQQTALIDHHHLPLPAVQAQTPVTGELFDTLVVYENYPLDSAGDGAAEEDTGPRITDVTGQDATHYPLTLFPTPGPTLRLRLNHRPDLYDRDAAQGVLDAFHRVLEQLAADPALPVGRTEVLTARQRHLLLHERNDTGSGTPPVPVPELFAAAAAATPDAVAVIAGGTEVSYRELDDRAARIARLLTGLGAGPEVRVAVALPRSADLVATLLAVARTGAGYVPLDPEHPADRTAYILADAAPAVLVTDSSAAPADTAGGPVRLLLDDPDVRDRLAAPAAGAGPAPHTAGAHPAYTIYTSGSTGRPKGVVVTRDNLANFVADMRERCALGPGDRLAAVTTVAFDIAALELYVPLVSGATVVLATRDEVRDIPRLADLLTRTGATVMQATPTLWQALAADRPDALAGLRALVGGEALPAPLAARLTGLTAGVTNLYGPTETTVWSTAARLDGTGGTPAIGRPVTRTRVYVLDAGLTPAPPGVPGDLYIAGDGVARGYVGRPGLTAERFVACPFGGPGERMYRTGDVVRWTAGGDLEFVGRSDDQVKIRGFRIEPGEIEAVLGELPQVSQAAVVARADGGEQRLVAYVVPAPDTEVTVAGIRDGVAARLPEYMVPAAVVVLPELPRTPNGKTDRNALPAPDITARTTGGAPRTPQEEILANLFAEILGLPAVGTDDNFFHLGGHSLHATRLISRVRAAFGVELPLRALWEAPTVAGLAALLRGAGDARPPVRPVDRPERIPLSYAQRRLWFLNRFENSAGAHNLTMAQRLRGPLDTEALRAAVRDVSIRHETLRTVFPETDGAARQLVLDPGQGAAELEVTPVAEAELDAVIAARTARDFDLATETPLRVTLFELGPDDHVLLVVLHHIAADGWSMGPFAADLTTAYLARAAGRAPAWEPLPAQYADYTLWNYRVLGAEDDPDSLVSAQLDFWRRRLEGVPDVLRLPTDRPRPDDADYTAETVELALSPELYRALNDVARQTRTSLFMVLQAGLASLLSSVGAGTDIPLGSPIAGRNDKALEGMVGFFINTLVLRTDVSGNPTFRELLDRVREFDLAAYTHQEVPFERLVELLNPERSLAWHPLFQVWLNVQNIEAATGQEVGLPGIDAEVYPVPTGATQFDMAFTFNEATDDDGTPAGMRALVDYRTDLFDRETVVDLFGRLVRLLEQFTADPELRVADADLLTPAERAVLERANDTGRGITPATLPELFARRVAAAPDDPAVTGGGTELSYAALDRRANRLAHLLREAGAAPETFVALALPRTVDWPAAVLAVHKAGAGYLPLDPAYPAERLAHMLADARPGVVVTTRELADRVPPAEGATVIVLDDPDTAARLDRAPDTAPEVRLSVHHPAYVIHTSGSTGRPKGVVVTHAGFAALLTGYVEALGLGPGSRVLQFASPSFDAAFAELCKALLSGSTLVMAPPARLDPGAPLAALLAEERITQATIPPAALAVMTGDEVPAGVALLVAGEATPPELADRWSAGRRMVNAYGPTETTVCATISAPLSGPVQPPIGTPVPHTRVHVLDAALRPVPPGVAGELYITGDGLARGYLGRPGLTAERFVAAPSGPPGTRMYRTGDLARWTRDGVLMFLGRADEQIKLHGFRIEPGEIRSALLRRPEVAQAEVVVREDRPGDRRLVAYAVPAAGARPAAAALREALAAELPEYMVPAAVVLLDAMPVTPNGKTDRKALPAPGYTSEAPSAAPRTEREELLCSLFAQILGKETVGIHDSFFDVGGDSIMSIQLVRRARNAGISLTPRDVFEHKTVAELAKALGDDEPAGERDAEPPAGAADEPGAGVGPVPLTPIIHWMRERGGRVDRFSQTNMVVTPPGAGEERLRAALQTLLDHHDVLRMRLRRTGGVVWHLEVTAPGTVRAADCLRRVDLAGLPAEDAAARLAQETAGAWDRLDPEAGAMLQAVWFDAGPGTPGRLLLTIHHLAVDGVSWRILLPQLTEAWQAAADGRAPRLDAVGTTFRQWAQLLTDEAQRPERVEELEYWLATLADPGPRLADRALDPARDLTSTTRRVFLDLPTEQTAALLTTVPAAFHARVNDVLLTAFAVAVAQWRRQRDRGEGPVLVNLEGHGREELDDGADLSLTVGWFTSLFPVRLDPGACDWEDFRSGGPAAGTALKQIKEQLRALPGNGLGYGLLRHLNPQTSAVLARLPEPEISFNYLGRFAAADDTTPRTELTPWGPAPEGFDFDGAGDPDRPLAHVVDVNAMTQDLPDGPRLVADVSWAGELLDEADVRELGENWFTALTALVTHAEQPQGGGYSPSDLTLVPLTQQEIEAVEATAAQPLEDILPLTPMQEGLLYHAQFDEDEPDLYTIQIGIDLAGDLDAGLLRTAAAALLRRHPNLRAGFRQQGLSRPVQVILGDVELPWTELDLTHLPETERAARLDALMDQDRLRRFDPERPPLVRFTLVRMGENLARFLMTNHHLLLDGWSGPLLLRELFTLYEAGGDPAALPEVTPYREYLAWLARQDRQAAREAWRKVLDGVDGATLIAPDGDERTDTVPGDVLIELSEETTAALTAVARRCQVTLNTAVQAAWGVVLGRLTGRTDVTFGSTVSGRPADLPGVETMVGLFITTVPVRVDLGARGSWADLLRRVQDQQTSVMDHHFLGLQDLLRLVDSDKLFDTIVVTENYPLEDGGMPGPEEGLRIVGAYGTDANHYPVSLVVMPGRALRLRLGYRPDLFDRAAVEAIGGRLVRAVEALAAAPEQPVHRTDLLSAAERRALLEELAGTGRPDAGQPVPERFAAQARRTPDAPALLLADGTEVSYADLEAESARLAAGLVAAGVGPERLVALVLPRSRELVTAALAVLRAGGGYLPVDPDDPADRVRHVLTDARPVLVLTRSGIAPGLPDTGAPVRLLDAPAAEPAAPAEPDGGPRWRAGSPAYVIYTSGSTGRPKGVVVEHRALARYIDHAVRAYPSVAERALLHSPVSYDMAVTTLFAPLVSGGCVHVAELEQLDGERRQPAFLKVTPSHLALLGGGDPDLSPTRELVVGGEQLLGETLQEWRAAHPEAAVVNEYGPTEATVGCAVLRLEPGAEVAAGAVPIGTPTPGTRLYVLDPGLRLTPPGAVGELYIGGDQLARGYLGRPGLTASRFVAAPFGPPGARLYRTGDLARWNADGQLEYLGRVDDQVKVRGYRVELGEIEARLTADPEVGQAVVCLRADEGPAKRLVGYLVPAGDGLEVAAVRERLAASVPEHMVPAAFVVLDELPLNANGKVDRRALPAPRLDPRDWTGPRDPREEVLCEVFREVLGVDAVGIHDSFFDLGGDSIMSMTLVNRIRSAFGVKLGMRTVLTAPTVAELAGRLTDDTGQDALEVLLPLRPRGSRTPVFCVHPMGGLSWVYSALLRHVDPEHPVWGLQARGLTGDGELPATIEEMAADYVDRIRSVQPAGPYVLLGWSLGGTLIHAMATHLQDEGDRVALLVNLDEYPLDRSQPLPDRLPDEQDALRVMLDHVGYDLDELGDEPLAHDRVVEMLRARQSVLASLDGENIAALARISANNRRLFVAHEPARYAGDLLVLIAEPDRSVPPSQLAERAERWRPHIGGRIEYRVVGHSHQHLMQPQAAAEIGRVLNDRLRELK